One window of the Janthinobacterium sp. PAMC25594 genome contains the following:
- a CDS encoding HAD-IIIA family hydrolase: MARKQFDLIVFDWDGTLIDSTSTIVKCIQASAKDLGLPIPTELLASHVIGLGLQEAMQLVMPDVEPKFHARMAERYRYHYLSRDHELTLFPGVQEMLQELSQQAYFLAVATGKSRVGLNRSLNAVKLLSLFDATRCADETFSKPHPAMLQELTRELGQDMRRTVMIGDTSHDLLMASNAGAAGIAVEYGAHPVEQLQACNPLYSAATVADLHQWLSEHA, translated from the coding sequence ATGGCAAGAAAGCAATTTGATCTGATCGTCTTCGATTGGGACGGTACTTTGATAGACAGTACCTCGACCATCGTCAAGTGCATCCAGGCGTCGGCGAAAGACCTGGGCTTGCCAATTCCCACCGAGTTGCTGGCTTCGCATGTGATCGGCCTGGGCTTGCAGGAAGCCATGCAGCTGGTGATGCCGGATGTCGAGCCGAAATTCCATGCGCGCATGGCCGAGCGCTATCGTTATCACTATCTGTCGCGCGACCATGAGCTGACCCTGTTTCCCGGCGTACAGGAAATGCTGCAGGAACTGTCGCAGCAGGCGTATTTCCTGGCGGTGGCCACGGGCAAGAGCCGTGTCGGCCTGAACCGTTCGCTGAATGCCGTCAAGCTGCTGTCGCTGTTCGATGCGACGCGCTGCGCCGATGAAACGTTTTCCAAGCCCCATCCGGCCATGCTGCAGGAGCTGACGCGCGAACTGGGGCAGGATATGCGCCGCACCGTGATGATCGGCGACACCAGTCATGATTTGTTGATGGCAAGCAATGCAGGCGCGGCCGGTATTGCCGTAGAGTATGGGGCGCATCCGGTGGAGCAATTGCAGGCTTGCAACCCCCTGTATTCGGCCGCCACGGTGGCCGATCTGCACCAATGGCTGAGCGAGCACGCATGA
- a CDS encoding Rieske 2Fe-2S domain-containing protein codes for MMSDVVDVFICAADAVADGGKGVRFPVSAGGEATTGFVVRHGGKAYGYLNRCAHVPIELDWAEGEFFESSGLYLMCSTHGAIYVPESGYCAGGPCKGGRLRPIPVTERDGQLYWQPDEYVQPLPA; via the coding sequence ATGATGAGCGATGTTGTCGACGTATTCATTTGTGCCGCCGATGCGGTGGCCGATGGCGGCAAGGGCGTGCGCTTTCCCGTCTCGGCCGGTGGCGAGGCGACCACGGGCTTTGTCGTGCGCCACGGTGGCAAGGCATATGGCTACCTGAACCGCTGCGCCCACGTGCCGATCGAACTGGACTGGGCCGAGGGCGAGTTTTTCGAGTCCAGCGGCTTGTACCTGATGTGTTCGACGCATGGCGCCATCTATGTGCCGGAGAGCGGCTACTGTGCGGGCGGTCCCTGCAAGGGCGGCCGCTTGCGTCCGATACCCGTGACCGAGCGCGACGGCCAGCTGTACTGGCAGCCCGACGAGTATGTCCAGCCGCTGCCGGCCTGA
- a CDS encoding S49 family peptidase, protein MSDNTNDKLDSSAPAAGHGAPAGNWERDVLEKLVFATLQEQRAHRRWSIFFKVFGLLIVLFALWVFYDYNTADDSETLGRHTALIDISGAIESEGSGSAAVVIPALDKAFSDAGSVAVVLHINSPGGSPVQAGMIVDEMQRLRKGYPDKPLYVVVDEMCASGGYYIAAAADRIYVNKASVVGSIGVLMDGFGFTGVMEKVGVERRLLTAGENKGFMDPFSPLTEKHKAYAQGMLNEIHQQFIDVVRTGRGKRLKETADTFSGLYWTGAKAVEMGLADDFGTVDSVARDVVKAEDIVDYTQHEGLPERVLKKFGAAMGAGAMKAAVRQSQPALR, encoded by the coding sequence ATGAGCGATAACACGAATGACAAGCTGGACAGCAGCGCGCCAGCCGCCGGACACGGCGCCCCTGCGGGGAACTGGGAGCGCGACGTGCTGGAAAAGCTGGTATTTGCCACTTTGCAAGAGCAACGCGCGCACCGCCGCTGGAGCATCTTTTTCAAGGTCTTCGGCCTGCTGATCGTGCTGTTCGCGCTGTGGGTGTTTTATGACTACAACACGGCCGACGACAGCGAAACCCTGGGTCGCCACACGGCCCTGATCGATATCAGCGGCGCCATCGAGTCCGAAGGCAGCGGCTCGGCCGCCGTCGTCATCCCCGCGCTGGACAAGGCGTTTTCCGATGCCGGGTCCGTGGCCGTGGTGCTTCATATTAATAGTCCGGGCGGCAGTCCCGTGCAGGCCGGCATGATCGTCGACGAGATGCAGCGCCTGCGCAAGGGCTATCCGGACAAGCCCTTGTATGTGGTGGTCGATGAAATGTGCGCCTCGGGCGGCTATTACATCGCCGCCGCCGCCGACCGCATCTACGTCAACAAGGCCAGCGTGGTCGGCTCCATCGGCGTGCTGATGGATGGCTTCGGCTTTACGGGCGTGATGGAAAAGGTCGGCGTCGAGCGCCGGCTGCTGACGGCGGGCGAGAACAAGGGCTTCATGGACCCGTTCAGCCCCCTGACGGAAAAGCACAAGGCGTATGCGCAAGGCATGCTCAATGAAATCCACCAGCAATTCATCGACGTGGTGCGCACGGGACGGGGCAAGCGCCTGAAGGAAACGGCCGATACCTTCTCGGGCCTGTACTGGACCGGGGCGAAAGCCGTGGAAATGGGCCTGGCCGACGATTTTGGCACGGTCGACAGCGTGGCGCGCGATGTCGTCAAGGCGGAAGACATCGTCGACTACACGCAGCATGAAGGCTTGCCGGAACGGGTACTGAAGAAATTTGGCGCCGCCATGGGCGCCGGCGCCATGAAGGCGGCCGTGCGGCAGTCACAACCGGCGTTGCGTTGA
- a CDS encoding pseudouridine synthase: MSKLSLDRILQSQGFGTRKYCRSLIEDGDVVIDGVTQTTYRTTVETEGLVLHVFEEEWVVRQHLYLALNKPANFECSRKPSHHPGVLTLLPEQFTWREVQPVGRLDHDTTGMLLMSDDGPFIHAQSSPKRHVPKIYQATTQEPVTDELVAQLLAGVQLHDEPAPLAALVCVQRGEFQLEIVLEQGKYHQVKRMLAAAGNHCSALHRSAIGGLTLESLGIAEGEWCYLTPEQIALLA; the protein is encoded by the coding sequence ATGAGTAAATTATCCCTAGACCGCATCCTGCAATCGCAGGGTTTTGGCACCCGTAAATATTGTCGTTCCCTCATCGAAGATGGCGATGTCGTCATCGATGGCGTCACCCAGACCACTTATCGCACCACCGTCGAGACCGAAGGCCTGGTGCTGCACGTGTTTGAAGAAGAGTGGGTGGTCCGCCAGCACCTGTACCTGGCGCTGAACAAGCCGGCCAACTTCGAATGCTCGCGCAAGCCCAGCCATCACCCTGGCGTGCTGACCTTGCTGCCGGAACAGTTCACCTGGCGCGAAGTCCAGCCCGTCGGCCGGCTCGACCACGATACGACCGGCATGCTGTTGATGTCCGACGATGGACCATTTATCCATGCGCAATCGTCGCCGAAGCGTCACGTTCCCAAGATTTACCAGGCCACCACGCAAGAGCCCGTGACCGATGAACTGGTGGCGCAGCTATTGGCTGGCGTGCAACTGCACGACGAACCGGCCCCGCTGGCGGCCCTCGTCTGCGTTCAGCGCGGAGAATTCCAGCTGGAAATCGTGCTCGAACAAGGCAAATACCACCAGGTCAAGCGCATGCTGGCAGCCGCTGGCAACCATTGCAGCGCGCTGCACCGTTCCGCCATCGGTGGCCTGACGCTGGAGTCGCTGGGCATCGCCGAAGGCGAGTGGTGCTACCTGACGCCCGAGCAGATCGCTCTCCTCGCGTAA
- a CDS encoding fumarylacetoacetate hydrolase family protein yields MKLATLNDGTRDGQLAVVSRDLKTAHLADGIASTLQKALDDWSFIAPQLDLLYQTINSGRGHRAFDFDPANCMAPLPRSSLRVAGGSYLQQIERACKAAGVDAPANLREAPRMYQGASDDFLGAHDDITLAHEQWGIDYEAGIAAITDDVAMGATPDQAHLNIKLLMLVNDITLRNLAPDEQASGYGYLQSKPAMACSPLAITPDELGDAWRGGKVHYALRCSLNGKLTGQPHAGADMAFNYPQLLAHLCRTRHARAGSVVSAGGVANKEIKKGFSSIVERRNQEMIADGVASTPFLLFGDIVRIEMLGDDGKSLFGAIEQTVKQAEARKSR; encoded by the coding sequence ATGAAATTAGCAACCCTGAACGATGGCACGCGCGACGGCCAGCTGGCCGTCGTCTCGCGCGACCTGAAAACGGCGCACCTGGCCGACGGCATCGCCTCGACCCTGCAAAAGGCGCTCGACGACTGGAGTTTCATCGCGCCCCAGCTCGATTTGCTGTACCAGACCATCAACAGCGGCCGCGGCCATCGCGCCTTCGACTTCGACCCTGCCAACTGCATGGCGCCCTTGCCGCGCAGCAGCTTGCGCGTGGCCGGCGGATCCTACCTGCAGCAGATCGAGCGGGCATGCAAGGCGGCGGGCGTTGACGCGCCCGCCAACTTGCGCGAGGCGCCGCGCATGTATCAGGGCGCCAGCGACGATTTCCTCGGCGCCCACGACGACATCACCCTGGCGCACGAGCAGTGGGGCATCGATTACGAGGCGGGCATCGCCGCCATCACGGACGACGTGGCCATGGGTGCCACGCCGGACCAGGCGCACCTGAACATCAAGCTGTTGATGCTGGTCAACGACATCACCCTGCGCAACCTGGCGCCCGACGAGCAGGCCAGCGGTTACGGCTACCTGCAATCGAAGCCGGCCATGGCTTGCTCGCCGCTGGCCATCACGCCCGACGAGCTGGGCGACGCCTGGCGCGGCGGCAAGGTGCATTACGCCTTGCGCTGCAGCCTGAACGGTAAATTGACGGGCCAGCCCCACGCGGGCGCCGACATGGCGTTTAATTATCCGCAATTGCTCGCGCATCTGTGCCGGACGCGCCACGCGCGCGCCGGCAGCGTGGTCAGTGCGGGCGGTGTCGCCAACAAGGAAATCAAGAAGGGCTTTTCCAGCATCGTTGAGCGACGTAACCAGGAGATGATCGCCGATGGCGTCGCCAGCACGCCGTTCCTGTTGTTTGGCGATATTGTCCGCATCGAGATGCTGGGCGATGACGGCAAGTCCCTGTTTGGCGCGATAGAACAAACGGTGAAACAGGCCGAGGCGCGCAAGTCCCGCTAA
- the flhB gene encoding flagellar biosynthesis protein FlhB, whose product MSEDSDAEKTEAASPKRLEQAREEGDVPRSREVATFTVLMASGCCLWFAGDAIVRRLTAVMVSGLTLDREQILNPDAMMLRIGYDVGSVLLTCLPYAAAIMLVALASPVLVGGWLFSSKAFTPNFGKLNPIRGLGNMFSKNALVELLKAVAKTIVVGVVAWMVMQHQKDAVLGLSVESLRAGSAHLISLLITAFLMIVGALGLIAAIDGPYQMWHYANKMKMSLQEVKQESKESDGNPQIKAKIRQMQHEMSRRRMMADVPTADVVVTNPTHYAVALKYGENSRGAPQVVAKGIDEVAAKIRELAGEHKVAILEAPALARALYKHTDIGDEIPEALYGAVAEVLAYVFQLRSYGSGHGQRPDKPKKLDVPPELDPLDPASQTKAAADAADKNKGSTP is encoded by the coding sequence ATGTCGGAAGACAGCGACGCAGAAAAGACCGAAGCCGCGTCACCGAAGCGCCTCGAGCAGGCGCGTGAGGAAGGCGACGTTCCGCGATCGCGTGAAGTGGCCACGTTTACGGTGCTGATGGCGTCCGGCTGCTGCCTGTGGTTTGCCGGCGACGCCATCGTGCGCCGGCTGACGGCCGTCATGGTGTCCGGCCTGACCCTGGACCGGGAGCAAATCCTCAATCCCGACGCGATGATGTTGCGCATCGGCTACGACGTGGGCTCCGTCTTGCTGACCTGCCTGCCGTACGCCGCGGCCATCATGCTCGTCGCCCTGGCCTCTCCCGTGCTGGTGGGCGGCTGGCTGTTCAGTTCCAAGGCGTTCACGCCCAATTTTGGCAAGCTCAACCCGATTCGCGGCCTGGGCAATATGTTTTCGAAGAATGCGCTGGTGGAATTGCTCAAGGCCGTCGCCAAGACCATCGTCGTCGGCGTCGTCGCCTGGATGGTGATGCAACATCAAAAGGATGCCGTGCTGGGCCTGTCGGTCGAATCCCTGCGCGCCGGTTCGGCCCATCTGATCAGCCTGCTGATCACGGCCTTCCTGATGATTGTGGGCGCGTTGGGGCTGATCGCCGCCATCGACGGCCCGTACCAGATGTGGCACTACGCCAACAAGATGAAAATGTCCTTGCAGGAAGTCAAGCAAGAGTCGAAGGAGTCGGACGGCAATCCGCAGATCAAGGCAAAAATTCGCCAGATGCAGCATGAAATGTCGCGCCGCCGCATGATGGCCGACGTGCCGACGGCCGACGTGGTGGTGACCAATCCTACCCACTACGCGGTGGCCCTCAAGTATGGCGAGAATTCGCGCGGCGCGCCGCAGGTGGTGGCCAAGGGCATCGACGAGGTGGCGGCGAAGATCCGCGAACTGGCGGGCGAACACAAGGTCGCCATCCTGGAAGCGCCGGCCCTGGCGCGTGCGCTGTACAAGCACACGGACATCGGCGACGAGATCCCCGAGGCCTTGTATGGCGCCGTGGCCGAAGTGCTGGCCTACGTGTTCCAGTTGCGCAGCTACGGCAGCGGCCATGGCCAGCGTCCCGACAAGCCGAAGAAACTCGACGTGCCGCCCGAGCTCGATCCGCTCGACCCCGCATCGCAGACCAAAGCCGCAGCCGACGCGGCAGACAAGAATAAAGGAAGTACACCATGA
- the flhA gene encoding flagellar biosynthesis protein FlhA: protein MNGLRLPAWLSGMSSNASKGIAAPIIIIMLLAMMVLPLPAFILDIFFSFNIALSIIVLLTALYTVKPLDFMAFPTILLVSTMLRLSLNVASTRVVLTEGHTGADAAGKVIEAFGHFLIGGNYTVGIVVFIILTIINFTVVTKGAGRIAEVGARFALDAMPGKQMAIDADLNAGLIGEDEARRRRTEVAQEAEFYGAMDGASKYVRGDAIAGIMVTVINIVGGLLVGLLQHDMGFADALKNYTLLAIGDGLVAQIPSLIISTAAGIVVSRVASDQDIGTQLVGQLFAKPQVLYITAGIIGGMGLIPGMPNMVFLLLASLLAGSAYLISKKRTQEKAAAEKPADVPQATVPPEQEEASWQDIMPVDTLGLEVGYRLIPLVDKTQGGELLKRIKGIRKKFAQEVGFLAPPVHIRDNLELKPSAYRITLKGVEVGVGEAFNGQFLAINPGMASGTLPGLATSDPAFGLPATWIDASLRDQAQSMGYTVVDAGTVVATHLNHLITSHASELLGRAEVQSLLDHLGKDAPRLVEDLVPKMLSLSTLQKVLQNLLAEGVHIRDMRTIIETLAEHTVNTQDPNELTALVRVSLGRAIVQQLFPGAAELSVMTLDSRLERLLMQAMGNGGDGAGIEPGLADTIAHQAGLAAQQQEALGLTPVLLVPAPLRALLSRFLRRALPQLKVLSHAEVPETKTIRVTALVGAQ from the coding sequence ATGAACGGCCTGAGATTGCCAGCCTGGCTCAGCGGTATGAGCAGCAACGCCAGCAAGGGCATCGCCGCGCCGATCATCATCATCATGCTGCTGGCGATGATGGTGCTGCCGCTGCCGGCCTTCATCCTCGACATCTTCTTCAGTTTCAATATCGCGCTGTCCATCATCGTGCTGCTGACGGCGCTGTACACGGTCAAGCCGCTCGACTTCATGGCCTTCCCGACCATCCTGCTCGTGTCGACCATGCTGCGCCTGTCGCTGAACGTGGCGTCCACGCGCGTGGTGCTGACGGAAGGCCATACGGGCGCCGACGCGGCCGGTAAAGTGATCGAGGCGTTCGGCCACTTCCTGATCGGCGGCAACTACACGGTCGGTATCGTGGTGTTCATCATTTTGACGATCATCAACTTTACCGTCGTGACCAAGGGTGCGGGCCGTATCGCCGAGGTGGGCGCCCGCTTCGCGCTGGACGCCATGCCCGGTAAACAGATGGCCATCGATGCCGACCTGAACGCCGGCCTGATCGGCGAAGACGAAGCGCGCCGGCGCCGCACGGAAGTGGCGCAGGAAGCGGAATTCTATGGCGCCATGGACGGTGCCAGCAAATACGTGCGCGGCGACGCCATCGCCGGCATCATGGTTACCGTCATCAATATCGTCGGCGGCTTGCTGGTGGGCTTGTTGCAGCACGACATGGGCTTTGCCGATGCGCTCAAGAACTACACCCTGCTGGCCATCGGTGACGGCCTGGTGGCGCAGATTCCTTCGCTGATCATTTCCACGGCGGCCGGTATCGTCGTCTCGCGCGTGGCCAGCGACCAGGACATCGGCACCCAGCTGGTCGGTCAATTGTTCGCGAAACCGCAAGTACTGTATATCACCGCCGGCATCATCGGCGGCATGGGCTTGATTCCCGGCATGCCGAACATGGTCTTCCTCCTGCTGGCATCATTGCTGGCCGGCTCCGCCTATTTGATCAGCAAGAAGCGCACGCAGGAAAAAGCGGCGGCCGAAAAGCCGGCCGACGTGCCGCAAGCGACCGTGCCGCCCGAGCAGGAAGAAGCCAGCTGGCAAGATATCATGCCCGTCGATACCCTGGGCCTGGAAGTGGGCTACCGTCTGATTCCCCTGGTCGACAAGACGCAGGGCGGCGAATTGCTCAAGCGCATCAAGGGCATCCGCAAGAAATTTGCCCAGGAAGTGGGTTTCCTGGCGCCGCCCGTGCATATCCGCGACAACCTGGAGCTCAAACCGTCCGCCTACCGCATCACCCTCAAGGGCGTGGAAGTGGGCGTGGGCGAAGCGTTCAACGGGCAGTTTCTGGCGATCAATCCCGGCATGGCCAGCGGCACCTTGCCGGGCCTGGCCACCAGCGACCCCGCGTTCGGCTTGCCCGCCACCTGGATCGACGCCAGCTTGCGCGACCAGGCGCAATCGATGGGCTACACGGTCGTCGATGCGGGCACCGTGGTGGCCACGCACCTGAACCACCTGATTACCTCGCACGCTTCCGAACTGCTGGGCCGCGCGGAAGTGCAGTCGCTGCTCGACCACCTGGGCAAGGATGCGCCGCGCCTGGTGGAAGACCTGGTGCCGAAGATGCTGTCGCTGTCGACCTTGCAAAAAGTGCTGCAGAACCTACTGGCCGAGGGCGTGCACATCCGCGACATGCGCACCATCATCGAAACCCTGGCCGAGCATACGGTCAATACGCAAGACCCGAACGAGCTGACGGCGCTGGTGCGCGTATCGCTGGGCCGCGCCATCGTGCAGCAACTGTTCCCCGGTGCCGCCGAATTGTCCGTGATGACCCTCGACAGCCGCCTGGAGCGCCTGCTGATGCAAGCCATGGGCAACGGCGGCGACGGCGCGGGCATCGAGCCGGGCCTGGCCGATACCATCGCCCACCAGGCGGGGCTGGCCGCGCAGCAGCAGGAGGCGCTGGGCCTGACGCCGGTGCTGCTGGTGCCGGCGCCGCTGCGCGCCCTGTTGTCGCGCTTCTTGCGCCGCGCCTTGCCGCAGCTGAAAGTGCTGTCGCATGCGGAAGTGCCGGAAACCAAGACCATCCGCGTCACGGCGCTGGTGGGCGCGCAGTAG
- the flhF gene encoding flagellar biosynthesis protein FlhF, whose product MNVKKFTGASSRDALRKVREALGPDAVILSNRQADGVVEILALANDDAASLASPPAASEMSQPRPQLQTQFATPQRPAAPAQRPAAPRPAAPRQAAGEPVDMARMQQMMASALAHVKENAAAEMSGMMNEIRAMRGMMETQLAEISWGSTQQREPQKAVVLREMLAAGFSASLARYLIDKLPAGLDGAQSMRWIKTVLSRNLNTVANEDAMLEQGGVFALVGPTGVGKTTSTAKLAARCVMRHGPEKLALITTDAYRIGAHEQLRIYGKILGVMVHSVKDEADLRIALKELKNKHTVLIDTVGVSQRDQMVTEQVAMLSGAGADVKRLLCLNSTATQETLNEVVRAYQGSGLAGCIMTKLDEAASIGNVLDVVIRQKLNLFYVSNGQRVPEDLYLADRGYLIDRAFKLKRDAAATQFSDAELPLLMAQAAARNNEARGVRLG is encoded by the coding sequence ATGAATGTGAAGAAATTTACGGGCGCCTCGTCGCGCGATGCGCTGCGCAAGGTGCGCGAAGCGCTGGGTCCCGATGCCGTGATCCTGTCGAACCGCCAGGCCGATGGCGTGGTGGAAATCCTCGCGCTGGCCAATGACGATGCCGCTTCGCTGGCGTCGCCGCCGGCCGCGTCCGAAATGTCCCAGCCCCGTCCCCAATTGCAGACCCAGTTCGCCACGCCGCAGCGTCCGGCCGCCCCGGCCCAGCGCCCGGCTGCGCCACGTCCTGCCGCGCCGCGCCAGGCAGCCGGCGAGCCAGTGGACATGGCCCGCATGCAGCAGATGATGGCCAGCGCGCTGGCGCACGTCAAAGAGAACGCCGCCGCCGAGATGAGCGGCATGATGAATGAAATCCGCGCCATGCGCGGCATGATGGAAACCCAGCTGGCGGAAATCTCGTGGGGCTCGACGCAGCAGCGCGAGCCGCAAAAAGCCGTGGTGCTGCGCGAAATGCTGGCTGCCGGTTTCTCGGCCAGCCTGGCGCGCTACCTGATCGACAAGCTGCCCGCCGGCCTCGATGGCGCGCAAAGCATGCGCTGGATCAAGACCGTCCTCAGCCGCAACCTGAATACGGTCGCCAATGAAGACGCCATGCTGGAGCAGGGCGGCGTATTCGCCCTGGTCGGCCCGACCGGCGTCGGCAAGACCACCAGCACGGCCAAGCTGGCGGCCCGCTGCGTGATGCGCCACGGCCCGGAAAAACTGGCCCTGATCACCACGGACGCCTATCGTATCGGCGCGCACGAACAGCTGCGCATCTACGGCAAGATCCTCGGCGTGATGGTGCATTCGGTGAAGGATGAGGCGGACTTGCGCATCGCCCTGAAAGAATTGAAGAACAAGCACACGGTGCTGATCGATACGGTGGGCGTGAGCCAGCGCGACCAGATGGTGACGGAGCAGGTGGCCATGCTGTCGGGCGCGGGCGCCGACGTGAAACGTTTGCTGTGCCTGAACTCCACGGCGACGCAGGAAACGCTGAATGAAGTGGTGCGTGCCTACCAGGGCAGCGGCCTGGCCGGCTGCATCATGACCAAGCTCGATGAAGCGGCCTCGATCGGCAACGTGCTCGACGTGGTGATCCGCCAGAAACTGAACCTGTTTTATGTGTCGAACGGCCAGCGCGTGCCGGAAGACCTGTACCTGGCCGACCGCGGCTACCTGATCGACCGCGCCTTCAAGCTCAAGCGCGATGCGGCAGCGACGCAGTTTTCCGATGCCGAACTGCCGCTGTTGATGGCGCAGGCGGCCGCCCGCAACAATGAAGCGCGCGGGGTGCGCCTTGGCTAA